CCGTGGCTGAATCCGCGCAAAAACGCGGCCTGCAAATAGAAACAACCGACGCCCGCGAGATGGACAAGCTGTTTCCCGCAGGCACCGTGCATCAGGGCCTTGCCATCAAGGTCGCACCGCTGGCAGAGCCGGTGCTGGCAGATGTGCTGGCCCGCGCCGAGGCCGAAGCCGCTGAAGGTGCCGCCACCCCTGCTACTGGCCAAAAACCGCTGATTATCCTCGATCAGGTGACAGACCCGCAAAATGTCGGGGCGGTGCTGCGCTCGGCTGCTGTGTTTGGCGCCCGTGCCGTCATCGTCACCCGGCGCAACTCGCCGCCCATAACCGGCGCACTGGCCAAAGCAGCCTCTGGTGCCGTTGAGCAGATGCCGCTGGTGCAGGTGCCCAACGTGGCGCAGGCCATCGCCGTGCTGCAGGCGGAAGGCTGGTTCACCGTTGGCCTTGAAGGCACCGGCGACAAGGCCCTAGGCGACCTCGACCTCACCGGCAAAATCGCCATCGTCATGGGGGCAGAAGGCACCGGCCTGCGCCGCCTCACTGCCGAGCGCTGCGACATGCTGGCCAAAATCCCCGGCGAACCCGGCTTCGCCTCCCTCAATGTCTCCAACGCCACCGCTGTGGCGCTGTATGAGATCCGCCGACAGGCGGGCGGCACCAAAGCCTAAATTACGTCTCGCCAGATCAAAATAACCGCGCTATACCGAGCCCGATTCAAAGCTGCGATTCAGACGAACAGTCTTTGAGCCACGTGTGCCGGCTTAGCTCAGCTGGTAGAGCACCTGATTTGTAATCAGGGGGTCGGGAGTTCGAGCCTCTCAGCCGGCACCATTTATTCCTCACGCTTGAGTGCACTTGCGCGCAAACGCTCCGGATAGGCGGCCTGACGGGCCGACGCCTGGTCAGGCGTTCGGGTGACACACGAAAGACCTACCGCACCACCTCAGCGATGCGGGCGTAGTCGCCGTAGAGCGGCAGCACGCGCCCTTTTCCCAGCGATGTTATGGTCTGTTTCAGGTCGGCCCGTGGCGTGACGTGGAACTGTTTTAGCCACCACATCAGCAGGCGGCTGAACCAGCGTGGCAGGCGCTCCTGCTGGCCGAAGTCAACCAGCAGCAATCTGCCACCTGCGCCGGTAGCCCCATAGCCTTGCGCCAGCGCCTGCTGCCAGTCAGGGATCATGGAAAGGCTGTAGGAGAAGAACACACGGTCAAACACAGCACGTCCAAACAGCGCGTTCGCATCAAAACCGGCGGCATCGGCGCGGGCCAGCGTGATGCGGTTTTTCAGACCTGCGCGGGCAACTTCATGGCGGGCCTTTTCCAGCATCGCTTCTGAAATATCGAGGCCGAAAAACAGCGCGTGCGGGTAGCGCCGGGCGGCCTTGATGAGGTTGCGCCCGGTACCACAGCCCACTTCCAACACACAGCCACCTTGTGGTGGCGCCAAATCACGGATCAGCCTGTCGCGCCCCAGCAGAAAATACTTGCGGGTCGCATCGTAAAAATGCCGTTGCGTGCGATAGATCGAATCCATCAGGTCGCCGGTGGGTGACGTCACATCGCTCATCAGGCTAGCCCTTGAAGACGTAGAGATGTACGCCGCCGTAAATCGCCGAGCGGTCATGCTTTGAATATTCGAGGCTTTGCTCAGCGCGATAGTCCCATCGCGCCATGATGGCATCATCCACACGCCCCGGCAGAATGGAGGATTGACCGGCTGTGCGAAACACAACCCGCGCACCAGGTTGCGCGGTGCGGCTGATCTCAGCCCACAGTTCCATGAGTTGGGCATCTGTCATCCAGTCCTGCGCATCAAGCAAAACATAGGCGTCGAGAGAGGCATCTTGTTCCAGTTTAAGCTGATCGGTAACAGACCGGTGCTGCACATTGACCCGGTCTGCCCGGTCCCGCACATCTGCAAAATGCTCTGCCTGCAAGTAGGGCGGCAATGGGCCTGAGGGGCCAGATGCATAGCCGCGCCCGAATGCCTGCCACGCAAAGTAATTGTCTTGCATGGGAAACCCGCAGGCGAGTTTTTCAAGACGCGCTTTCAGCACTGCCGCCATGTCGCCATTGCCATCTGCCGCCAGCGCCTCGTATTGAGCCGGCGGAATACCCAGTCCGTATAGCGACATTTTTTTTGACGTCACCCAGCGCACCACACGGCGGTCGAAGAGCGGCGCAAGCGCCGTATCAAAAAACGTCCGCTGCTCATCAACCGTCCGCGCCCAGACTATCTGCCGTGGGTCGGTACCATGCAGGCGCGCCATCCAGTGTGCCGCGCCGATAAAGTAACCAAGCAAACCGTGATGATAGAGATCCCGTGAAAACAGCGAGATGCGTCGCTGCAGCATCCAGTCGCGGCCTTCCCAATAGCGTCGGCTTTCCCCGTCAAGCTCGTCGCGCACAAAGCGTTTGTAGGCGGTGATATTGGCCTTCGCATCGGCTTCCCCGAAGAACCGGTAAAACGCTTCATAGGTCGGCATACCCCGCACAGCCGCAAGTTTCAGGCGCGTCAGCGCCAGATGGGCGCGGTTGAGGTCCACCGCCACAATTTCTTTGGGGTCTGCGGTCAGATACGACAAGACGTTGCAGCCACCCGACGCAATGGTGAGCATCCGCGATGTGGGCGTCAGCGCTAACGCCTCCAGGTCCACTTCCGGGTCTTCCCAGATTTGCGGATAAACCAGCCCCTTGAACGCAAACGTAAACATCCGTTCCAGAACACCGGCACGCGTATCTGCGTCATTCTGGTGGACTGCAGATTTAAGGTGTTTGCGTGTTTGCGAAACAGCTGAAGGCGGCATGGCGGGCTCCTGAATACAGGGATGAATCGCCAGCGTGGGCGACCCCGCTCAATACCAGTCCGGCCATGACGGTTTTGTCACAGCAACGCGTCTGCCATATGACGCTCGTGAAGGAAAAACTACTCGGCCCCAACGCCTGCCGCAGCAATGGCACGCGCTTCATCCATGCCAAGCGACGCCAGAACACGGGCGACGATGCCGTCTGCATCAAGCCCGGCAGCGGCCACCTGATTGGCTGGCTTGTCGTGGTCGATGAAGATGTCCGGCATGTAAATTGGCACGAAGCGGGCCTTGGCCATATCGGCTCCCTGACGCACAAGACTGTCAAACACCAGCGCCGAGAAGCCGCCGATGGAGCCTTCTTCGACGGTGATGAGAAGCTCGTGATGCTCCGCAAGCTGACGAACCAGTTCGTCATCAACAGGCTTTGCAAAACGCGCGTTTGCCACTGTGGTCGACAGTCCCATGGCATTGAGCTTGTCGCCCGCCGCCAGCGCATCATGCAGACGCCCGCCATAGCTGAGGATCGCAACCTTGCTGCCTTCCTTGAGCACCACGCCCTTGCCGATTTCAATGGGCGTGCCGCGCTCAGGCAGAGCCACGCCCACACCCTCGCCGCGCGGATAGCGCAGACCGATGGGGCCTTCGTCGAATTCGACAGCCGTGGACACCATGTGAACAAGCTCGGCTTCGTCGCCTGCCGCCATCAGCGTGAAGCCGGGAATGCAGCCAAGAAACGCAATGTCATAGGCACCCTGATGGGTCACGCCGTCCGCACCCACCATGCCGGCCCGGTCGATGGCAAACCGCACCGGCAGCTTCTGAATGGCCACGTCATGAATGACCTGGTCATAGCCGCGCTGCAGGAACGTTGAATAGATCGCCGCGAACGGCCTCATGCCTTCTGCCGCCATACCGGCGCAGAACGTCACGCAATGCTGCTCAGCGATAGCCACATCAAAATGCCGGTCGGGATAAATCTCGCCAAACTTGGTAAGGCCGGAGCCATCCGGCATCGCCGGAGAAACTGCCACCACGCGTTCATCGCGCGCGGCTTCATCAATCAGCGCATTGGCGAACACGCTTGTGTAGCTGGGTGCCCCGGGCACGCCCTTGGCTTGCTTGCCGTCAGCCACATTGAACTTGGCAACACCGTGATAGCAGTCAGCAGAGGCTTCGGCAGGTGCGTAGCCCTTGCCCTTGCGGGTTATGACATGCAGCACAATCGGCCCGTCAAGATCACGCGCAGCCGTCAGCACACGGACCATTTCGTCCACGTCATGGCCATCAAACGGGCCTGCATACGGCACACCCAGATCATCAAACAGGGTCGGCTGATCGACAAAGCGCGGCAAACCCTCTTCGGCTATGCCTGCATCCCGCGTGGCTTCGTCCGGCATGTGGCTGCGCAGTTCGGTCAGATAGTCAGACAACGCGCCCGCCGGTGGCGCAATCGACATGTGATTATCATTGAGGATGATGACCATGCGGCGCTTTTCGGAGCCCACATTATTGAGGCCCTCGAACGCCATACCCGCAGACATTGCCCCGTCGCCCACAATTGCCACCACCTGATTGTCCCGACCCATAAAGTCGCGGCCGGCGGCAAACCCAAGAGCGGCTGAAATGGCGGTTGACGAGTGCGCAGCCCCAAACGGATCAAACTCGCTTTCAGCGCGCGACGTGAAGCCTGACAATCCACCGCCGGTGCGCAACGTGTTGAGGCGTGACTTACGCCCCGTCAGCGTCTTGTGCGGATAACACTGATGGCTCACATCCCAGATCAGCTTGTCGGCGGGCGTATTGAACACGTAATGCAGCGCAACCGTAAGTTCCACCACACCAAGCCCGGCACCCAGATGGCCGCCCGTCTGTGACACAGCCTCAATCACCGCCTGGCGCACTTCATCAGACACATGGCCAAGATCAGCCTGGTCAATCTTGCGCAGGTCAGCGGGAACGTCGATTGCGCTCAGGAAGTTGCTGGATTTTGACCCAGCCTCAGGCGGTGTGTGCCCATCAGCCATTTTTTGTTCTCCTAACGCGGACACATAACCCTAAAAGCATGTCCGCAAAAGCACCTACTGTTTTCGGTCAACCACAAAGCGCGCGACCGCCCGTAGATTGTCCGCACTGGCCCCAAACGGCACCAGATGCCCGCAGGCACTCTCAACCAACTCGTCAGCCTTCTTGCGTGCTCCTTCAAGCCCAAGGAGCGTTACAAATGTGGCAAGGCCATGGTCCTGGCCCACGGGCTTGCCCATTTGCTCTTCAGTTCCCGTCACGTCCAGCAGGTCATCCGCCACCTGGAACGCAAGCCCCAGATCCGCCGCATAGCCTGCAAGCGCTGCCCGCTCACCCTCGCCCGCGCCTGCCAGCAATGCGCCGGCAACACACGAAAAGCGAATAAGCTCGCCGGTTTTAAGCGCCTCAAGCCGGGCAATCTCATCAAAGCCCATGTCGGTACGGGCCGGCGAAATATCAATCATCTGGCCGCCGACCATGCCCGCCGCCCCGGACGCGCGGGCAAGTTCCACCACAAGCGCCGCGCGAATGGCCGGATCACGCGAGGTCGAAAAGTCGCCGAGCACTTCAAACGCCTGCGTCAGCAACGCGTCTCCCGCCAGAATGGCAATCGCCTCGTCAAAGGCCTTGTGAACAGCCGGACGTCCGCGGCGCGTGTCGCTGTCATCCATCGCCGGTAGGTCGTCGTGAATGAGACTATAGCAATGCACCATCTCGACAGCACACCCCACCCGCAGCGCCTGCGCGTCAGGCACGCCGAAAAGTCTGGCGCTTTGCATGACCAAAAACGGCCGCAGCCGCTTGCCGCCCGACAGCGCGGAATACCGCATGGCCTCCACCACCGGGCCGCGCGGACCATCAACGGCAGGAATGAGCCTGTCGAGCTCAGCCGTTACCGCATCGGCAGCCGTGCTCATCAGCGTTCCCAGATCAGAACTCTGATCTGAAACCGGGTCAGACATGGGTGTGTGCGGCTCGCCGGAGTGATCCACCGGCGCCGCTGCTTCGCTGCTCAACCTGTACGCCCCCTACTCCGCCGCCGTTACCTGCTGCGCTGATGATGAAGCTTCAGCCTCTGCCTTGGCTTGTGCGTCCGCCGCCTCGCGGGCACGCTCCACTTCAATCTCGGCAGCTTTCTTTTCAACAAGCTCGACCAGATGATCGACCATGCCGTCATTATCAATTTTATGGTCCGCAATGCCGGACACATACACCATGCCGGTATTTTTGCCCGAGCCACCGCCGGTAAAGCCCACATCCGTCATCATGGCTTCGCCTGGCCCGTTCACCACGCAGCCGATGACCGACAGCGTGAGCGGCGTTGAAATATGAGCCAGCCGCTTTTCAAGCGTCTCAACCGTCTTGATAACCTCAAAGCCCTGCCGCGAGCATGACGGGCACGAAATGATGTTCACACCGCGATGCCGCAGATTGAGCGACTTGAGAATATCGAACCCAACGCCGATCTCTTTCACCGGGTCCGCCGACAGCGACACTCGGATCGTGTCACCAATGCCCGACCAAAGCAGCATACCAAGGCCAATGGACGACTTGATGGTGCCGGACTGAAAACCGCCGGCTTCCGTGATGCCCAGATGCAGCGGGTAGTCGCACGCCTCGGCCAACCCCTGATAGGCGGCAACCGCAAGAAATACGTCAGACGCCTTCACTGAAATCTTGAACTCGAAAAAATCGTTGTCTTCCAGAATGCGCGCATGGTCCAGCGCACTTTCCACCATCGCTTCCGGGCACGGCTCGCCGTACTTTTCAAGCAGGTCTTTTTCGAGCGAGCCCGCATTGACGCCGATGCGCATGGCACAGCCATGGTCCTTGGCCGCCTGCACCACATCCTTCACCCGCTGGGCGTTGCCGATGTTACCGGGGTTGATGCGCAAGCACGCAGCCCCTGCCTCGGCGGCCTCAATGGCACGTTTATAATGAAAGTGGATGTCCGCAACGATGGGCACCTTCGACTGAGCCACAATCTCCTTGAGGGCGGCGGTGGAGTCCTCGTCCGGACAAGACACGCGCACAATGTCGGCACCAGCTTCTTCCAGCTCGCGAATTTGCGCGACGGTTGCTTTCACGTCAGGCGTCAGCGTGTTGGTCATCGACTGAACGGTAATAGGCGCGTCACCCCCCACAGGCACATTGCCGACGTGGATCTTGCGGCATTCCCGCCGGTAAATATCGCGATATGGTCGAACGCTGCTGCTCAAGGCTGCCGCTCCATTCAGGTTTAAGTCGTTTCACGCCTGCCACTTTGCGCGTGTCAGGTGTTGACCGCGCTAGATACCAGAAAACCGCGTGCCTTACACGTCGCTGCCGTAGCGACACAAAGGCACTATGCAAGGTAATATGGTCCGCCGCCCAGCAACAGGCCACAAATCAACTTTTATTGGCGAAAGCGTGATTGGAACAGGTGCGGCAAACATGTAACTCCACGGATGAAAAACCGGACGCTGATTGTGGTTAACACCTTAAAATCAGTACCATATTCAACACGGAATTGATGCTGACCGCCTTGCACCGGCATCACCAAACACGCACACTGGCAGCTTGATTACGACGCATACCGTCGCAAGCGCCTTCCACTCAACCCGGCGCCTGTTCGGAGCCTGAACCGCCAATTGGCCTACATTTAACTTGATGCATTTTTTGACAGATTCAGGGGTTGGCACGTGACTGAAAGCACCTCTTCCGCAATCAGACCTGCGATGAAAGTCGTTCTGGCAGAGCCACGCGGCTTTTGCGCCGGTGTTGAGCGCGCCATTGATGTGGTGGAAAAGGCGCTCGAACGCTTTGGGGCCCCTATCTATGTGCGCCACGAGATTGTTCACAACAAACACGTGGTGGAAGACCTGCGCGCCAAGGGCGTTGTGTTTGTAGAGGAAGTGGATGAGGTGCCGGTGGGTGCCGTCACCATTTTTTCAGCTCACGGCGTTGCCGAACGTGTTGAGGAAGATGCCGGCGCTCGGGGCCTCAAGGCCATTGATGCCACGTGTCCGCTCGTCACCAAGGTTCACCGCGAAGGCCGCCGTTATGCCGAGCAGGGCTACGACGTGGTGATGATCGGCCATCTGGGCCACCCGGAAGTGGAAGGCACGCTGGGCCGCATTCCCGGCAAGGTGCACGTCATTTCAGAGCCTGAGGATGTTGCCGTTCTGGAAGTGGCCAACCCCGACCGGGTGGCATTTGTGACCCAGACCACACTTTCCGTGAACGACACCCGTGACGTGATTGAAGCCCTCAAGAAAAAATACCCGTCCATTGTCGGCCCTGACGTACGCGACATCTGCTACGCCACTCAGAACCGCCAGACCGCTGTTGCCGAAATGGCCAAGCATGTGGACATGATTTTGGTGGTGGGTGCCACCAACAGTTCCAACTCAAACCGGCTGCGTGAACTGGGCGAAACCATCGGCGTGCCGAGCTATCTGATCGCCGACGCCCACGCCATGGAAGACGCCTGGCTGGAGGGCAAAACCCGTGTCGGCCTCACCGCCGGTGCCTCTGCCCCTGAAACACTGGTGCAGGGTGTGATAGAACGCCTGCGCACCACCCATGACGTTGAGGTGGAAAGCCTCAACGTGATTCGCGAAAATGTGACCTTCAAACTACCCCGCGAACTACTTGATGACCCTGAGCCATCCCGCGCCGCGGGTGCCTGATACACTCCCTGAATCAGACACCCCGAACCGCGCCGGAAGGCACACACCAAAAGGCCGTATGAGGCCAGGAGAGACGAAAAGTGGCTGTACCTATTCGACAGATGGCTATGGTTGGCGCCTATGTGATGAAGCAGCGCCTCAAGGGCAACAAGCGTTATCCACTTGTGCTCATGCTGGAGCCGCTGTTCCGCTGCAACCTTGCCTGCCCCGGCTGCGGCAAGATTGACTACCCGGACGCCATTCTCAACAAGCGCCTGTCGGCTCAGGAATGCTTCGACGCGGTGGACGAATGCGGTGCTCCCGTGGTGGCCATCCCCGGCGGCGAACCGCTGATCCACAAGGAAATCGGTGAGATCGTTGAGGGCATCGTCGCACGGAAAAAGTTCGTGTCGCTGTGCACCAACGCCCTGCTGCTGGAAAAGAAACTGCATCTGTTCAAGCCATCGCCCTATCTCTTCTTCTCGGTCCATCTTGATGGGCTGGAGGAAGAGCACGACAAGGCCGTGGACCAGAAGGGTGTGTTCAAGAAGGCCGTGTCCGCCATCAAGGCCGCGCAGGACGCAGGCTTTCAGGTCAACGTCAACGCAACCATCTTTGACAACATGACCGCCGATCAGGTGGCGTCATACCTCGACTACTGCACCGACATCGGCGTCTCCATCACCATTTCGCCGGGCTATGCCTATGAGCGTGCGCCGGATCAGGAGCACTTCCTTGAGCGCCGCCGCACCAAGGATCTGTTCCGCGACGTGTTCCGCAAGGGCGAAGAGCGCAAGAAATCCGGCAAGAAAAAATGGGCGCTCAATCACTCCTCCCTGTATCTGGATTTTCTGGCCGGCAACCAGCAATACATGTGTCAGCCTTGGGGTATGCCCACGCGCAACATCTTCGGCTGGCAGCGCCCGTGCTACCTGCTGAATGAAGGCTACGCCTCCAGCTTTCAGGAGCTGATGGACGAAACCGAATGGGAGCAGTACGGCACCGGCAACTACGAAAAATGCGCTGACTGCATGGCCCACTGTGGCTACGAGCCAACCGCTGCGGCAGATGCTGCCGCCCACCCACTCAAAACCCTGTGGGTGTCGCTGCGCGGCCCCAAAACATCCGGCGACTTTGCACCGGAAATCGACCTCACCAATCAGCGCAAGGCCAAATACATCTACGACGAGCTGATTGAGCAGAAGGTTGAAGAGCAAAAGCTCAAGGACTTACACGACCCCAAGAAGACCAGGGACAAGGTCTCTGGCACAGCGGCCTAGGCTCTTGAACCCTTTGGAACTGCCGGCGGCAAGACGCATCATCGCCGGCAGGTCCTGAGGCCGCAGCATCAGCCGCAATACCGTCGTCATGACGCGAATATCACCGCCGGGTCCAATCGCCCCCAGCGCTGCATGGGGCAGCGTGTGATGCACTGCATCTGAAACCGCCCGCAACGCTGTAAACGGCACGCCCAGCTCGCGGGCCACGTGGGCCACTGCCCCGCTCTCCATATCCACCGCGTGCGTTCCGGTACGCCGCCCAAGCGCCCGCTTGGCGGCAACATCTGCGACAACGTCAGCAGCATCAGCCATATCAACATGTTTGAGCGTGAGCCCTGCCCGCGCTGCACACTGCGCAAGCAGAGGCGCAAACTGCGGCGACGCTTCAATGCGTTTGCCGTCGCGCATCACAACGGCGCGGGCAACGGCAATATCACCGGGCACCAGCGCATCACTCAGCGCCCCCGACACGCCAAAACTCAGCAGCGCCGTGCAGCCATGCACCTCTACAAGCTCTCGCGCCAGGTCTTCAGCTTTGGCGGGCGACGCCCCCGATACGGCGGTCCTGAGTGCGGGATCATCCACCAGCGTGCCAAGCGCTGCTTCTTCGGCCTTCACGCCGCACACAATGCCAAGCCGTTTCATGCGTTTGCCCTCAGGTATTTACTTGGTAATGCGTCTGTGTGTGGAGCAGTTTGGTGCTTGCTGCAAGCGATCCCGCGGAAAGCAAAGGGGCTAAAGCTCTGATATTCCCCATGCCCAATCCCGTGTCCCCGGACCTGATCCGGGGCCTACCCGCCGACCGGCCTTCGACATAGTGGCTGGCGCAAAATGTGCGTGCAGCCCGGCCCGAACCAGCACGCACTACTATACCGCTGCACCGCGAATGGACCCCCGATCAGGTCCGGGGAAACGGAATATTGCTGACACGCTTGTTGGCTACATGCCATACGCAACATGCCGGTCGTTGCTCTTCATCAGGTTCTCATACCGCGCCACTGCCCACAGCGGGAAATACGCCGCGTAGCCGTGATACTTGAGATAAAACACCTTGGGAAAGCCGGTGCCGGTGTACAGCTTCTCATCCCACCGCGCGCCATCGCGTTTGGCATTTTCAAGATACGCCACGCCGCGCTTCACAGCATCGCTCTCAACCTCGCCCGCGGCCATCAGGCCAAGCACGGCCCAGGCGGTTTGTGAGGCGGTGCTCTCCTTCACTTCGCTCTTGCGGTCCTCGTGATAGGTCGCGAGGTCTTCACCCCACCCCCCATCAGCCCGCTGACGTGCCTTCAGCCAGGCCACACCGCGCTGCACGTAGGCAGACTGCATGTCCTCACCCGCCGCATTGAGCG
The window above is part of the Pyruvatibacter sp. genome. Proteins encoded here:
- a CDS encoding DUF3419 family protein, producing MPPSAVSQTRKHLKSAVHQNDADTRAGVLERMFTFAFKGLVYPQIWEDPEVDLEALALTPTSRMLTIASGGCNVLSYLTADPKEIVAVDLNRAHLALTRLKLAAVRGMPTYEAFYRFFGEADAKANITAYKRFVRDELDGESRRYWEGRDWMLQRRISLFSRDLYHHGLLGYFIGAAHWMARLHGTDPRQIVWARTVDEQRTFFDTALAPLFDRRVVRWVTSKKMSLYGLGIPPAQYEALAADGNGDMAAVLKARLEKLACGFPMQDNYFAWQAFGRGYASGPSGPLPPYLQAEHFADVRDRADRVNVQHRSVTDQLKLEQDASLDAYVLLDAQDWMTDAQLMELWAEISRTAQPGARVVFRTAGQSSILPGRVDDAIMARWDYRAEQSLEYSKHDRSAIYGGVHLYVFKG
- the ispG gene encoding flavodoxin-dependent (E)-4-hydroxy-3-methylbut-2-enyl-diphosphate synthase produces the protein MSSSVRPYRDIYRRECRKIHVGNVPVGGDAPITVQSMTNTLTPDVKATVAQIRELEEAGADIVRVSCPDEDSTAALKEIVAQSKVPIVADIHFHYKRAIEAAEAGAACLRINPGNIGNAQRVKDVVQAAKDHGCAMRIGVNAGSLEKDLLEKYGEPCPEAMVESALDHARILEDNDFFEFKISVKASDVFLAVAAYQGLAEACDYPLHLGITEAGGFQSGTIKSSIGLGMLLWSGIGDTIRVSLSADPVKEIGVGFDILKSLNLRHRGVNIISCPSCSRQGFEVIKTVETLEKRLAHISTPLTLSVIGCVVNGPGEAMMTDVGFTGGGSGKNTGMVYVSGIADHKIDNDGMVDHLVELVEKKAAEIEVERAREAADAQAKAEAEASSSAQQVTAAE
- a CDS encoding polyprenyl synthetase family protein produces the protein MSSEAAAPVDHSGEPHTPMSDPVSDQSSDLGTLMSTAADAVTAELDRLIPAVDGPRGPVVEAMRYSALSGGKRLRPFLVMQSARLFGVPDAQALRVGCAVEMVHCYSLIHDDLPAMDDSDTRRGRPAVHKAFDEAIAILAGDALLTQAFEVLGDFSTSRDPAIRAALVVELARASGAAGMVGGQMIDISPARTDMGFDEIARLEALKTGELIRFSCVAGALLAGAGEGERAALAGYAADLGLAFQVADDLLDVTGTEEQMGKPVGQDHGLATFVTLLGLEGARKKADELVESACGHLVPFGASADNLRAVARFVVDRKQ
- the rlmB gene encoding 23S rRNA (guanosine(2251)-2'-O)-methyltransferase RlmB, giving the protein MSDQKSGNGPKGPRGGGPGGGKGGGPGGGPNRGRAGGNRPGRNNAPGDVRGANREGTRDGRGRDRGPSSGGRKRPPTRTTERAPERAASRGRSSSAASDGPDWLYGTHAVRAALHNPKRRVLRLIATPAGAEAVAESAQKRGLQIETTDAREMDKLFPAGTVHQGLAIKVAPLAEPVLADVLARAEAEAAEGAATPATGQKPLIILDQVTDPQNVGAVLRSAAVFGARAVIVTRRNSPPITGALAKAASGAVEQMPLVQVPNVAQAIAVLQAEGWFTVGLEGTGDKALGDLDLTGKIAIVMGAEGTGLRRLTAERCDMLAKIPGEPGFASLNVSNATAVALYEIRRQAGGTKA
- a CDS encoding class I SAM-dependent methyltransferase, which gives rise to MSDVTSPTGDLMDSIYRTQRHFYDATRKYFLLGRDRLIRDLAPPQGGCVLEVGCGTGRNLIKAARRYPHALFFGLDISEAMLEKARHEVARAGLKNRITLARADAAGFDANALFGRAVFDRVFFSYSLSMIPDWQQALAQGYGATGAGGRLLLVDFGQQERLPRWFSRLLMWWLKQFHVTPRADLKQTITSLGKGRVLPLYGDYARIAEVVR
- the hpnH gene encoding adenosyl-hopene transferase HpnH; translated protein: MAVPIRQMAMVGAYVMKQRLKGNKRYPLVLMLEPLFRCNLACPGCGKIDYPDAILNKRLSAQECFDAVDECGAPVVAIPGGEPLIHKEIGEIVEGIVARKKFVSLCTNALLLEKKLHLFKPSPYLFFSVHLDGLEEEHDKAVDQKGVFKKAVSAIKAAQDAGFQVNVNATIFDNMTADQVASYLDYCTDIGVSITISPGYAYERAPDQEHFLERRRTKDLFRDVFRKGEERKKSGKKKWALNHSSLYLDFLAGNQQYMCQPWGMPTRNIFGWQRPCYLLNEGYASSFQELMDETEWEQYGTGNYEKCADCMAHCGYEPTAAADAAAHPLKTLWVSLRGPKTSGDFAPEIDLTNQRKAKYIYDELIEQKVEEQKLKDLHDPKKTRDKVSGTAA
- the ispH gene encoding 4-hydroxy-3-methylbut-2-enyl diphosphate reductase produces the protein MKVVLAEPRGFCAGVERAIDVVEKALERFGAPIYVRHEIVHNKHVVEDLRAKGVVFVEEVDEVPVGAVTIFSAHGVAERVEEDAGARGLKAIDATCPLVTKVHREGRRYAEQGYDVVMIGHLGHPEVEGTLGRIPGKVHVISEPEDVAVLEVANPDRVAFVTQTTLSVNDTRDVIEALKKKYPSIVGPDVRDICYATQNRQTAVAEMAKHVDMILVVGATNSSNSNRLRELGETIGVPSYLIADAHAMEDAWLEGKTRVGLTAGASAPETLVQGVIERLRTTHDVEVESLNVIRENVTFKLPRELLDDPEPSRAAGA
- the dxs gene encoding 1-deoxy-D-xylulose-5-phosphate synthase — encoded protein: MADGHTPPEAGSKSSNFLSAIDVPADLRKIDQADLGHVSDEVRQAVIEAVSQTGGHLGAGLGVVELTVALHYVFNTPADKLIWDVSHQCYPHKTLTGRKSRLNTLRTGGGLSGFTSRAESEFDPFGAAHSSTAISAALGFAAGRDFMGRDNQVVAIVGDGAMSAGMAFEGLNNVGSEKRRMVIILNDNHMSIAPPAGALSDYLTELRSHMPDEATRDAGIAEEGLPRFVDQPTLFDDLGVPYAGPFDGHDVDEMVRVLTAARDLDGPIVLHVITRKGKGYAPAEASADCYHGVAKFNVADGKQAKGVPGAPSYTSVFANALIDEAARDERVVAVSPAMPDGSGLTKFGEIYPDRHFDVAIAEQHCVTFCAGMAAEGMRPFAAIYSTFLQRGYDQVIHDVAIQKLPVRFAIDRAGMVGADGVTHQGAYDIAFLGCIPGFTLMAAGDEAELVHMVSTAVEFDEGPIGLRYPRGEGVGVALPERGTPIEIGKGVVLKEGSKVAILSYGGRLHDALAAGDKLNAMGLSTTVANARFAKPVDDELVRQLAEHHELLITVEEGSIGGFSALVFDSLVRQGADMAKARFVPIYMPDIFIDHDKPANQVAAAGLDADGIVARVLASLGMDEARAIAAAGVGAE